Proteins from a single region of Candidatus Babeliales bacterium:
- the bamD gene encoding outer membrane protein assembly factor BamD, which produces MIIYNRSFLFALLAFCFISTQNTFSDQLSPVLLKNDASVQAIKPIEQSVFIKKTAPQEKKSDQELTVQITNKRYPKKVVMKKPIKKPQPIVLKDPAKDRLLKKTIRDMTIDELIIAKEYASLHSLQDLVLKYIERLIVLAKDPDLLSSLRLELADIYFEKAEMKKAGKLYLEYVKFYPGSKKRDYAEYKAVLTRFYARLKPPLDQSKTRKTIILANHYLERSNATIKEYTQEIEKMRIECYQDLYEYEVGIFYQYLNRERWIAAQTRLKNIKEELLPAMHDIEPHLLELEGLLAQKQGNETLVNEMLAKLQTNFPKHTPTVFIAHNKTKKSYVDRF; this is translated from the coding sequence ATGATAATCTACAATAGATCCTTTTTGTTTGCGTTACTTGCTTTCTGTTTCATTTCAACTCAAAACACTTTTAGCGATCAATTATCGCCCGTTTTGCTTAAAAATGATGCTTCTGTTCAAGCAATAAAACCAATAGAACAATCGGTTTTTATTAAAAAAACAGCACCGCAAGAAAAAAAATCTGATCAAGAACTAACAGTACAAATTACTAATAAAAGATATCCAAAAAAAGTAGTAATGAAAAAACCGATAAAAAAGCCGCAACCAATTGTGCTTAAAGATCCCGCAAAAGACCGTCTTTTAAAAAAAACTATTCGCGATATGACAATTGATGAATTGATCATTGCTAAAGAGTATGCAAGTTTACATAGTCTTCAAGATCTCGTCTTAAAATATATTGAACGGCTTATTGTGCTTGCTAAAGATCCAGACTTACTTTCTTCATTGCGTCTTGAACTTGCTGATATTTATTTTGAAAAAGCTGAAATGAAAAAAGCAGGAAAATTATACTTAGAATATGTTAAATTTTATCCTGGCAGTAAAAAACGTGATTATGCAGAATATAAAGCAGTATTAACACGATTTTATGCTCGTCTTAAGCCGCCATTAGATCAATCGAAAACAAGAAAAACTATTATATTGGCTAATCATTATCTTGAACGTTCTAACGCAACAATAAAAGAATACACCCAAGAAATAGAAAAAATGCGTATTGAATGCTATCAAGATTTATATGAATATGAAGTAGGCATTTTTTATCAATATCTAAATCGCGAACGATGGATAGCAGCACAAACACGATTGAAAAATATTAAAGAAGAATTATTGCCTGCTATGCATGATATTGAACCACATTTATTAGAACTTGAGGGATTGCTTGCGCAAAAACAAGGAAATGAAACATTGGTTAATGAAATGTTGGCAAAATTGCAAACAAATTTTCCAAAACATACACCAACGGTATTCATTGCTCACAATAAAACAAAAAAATCATATGTTGATCGCTTCTGA
- a CDS encoding YraN family protein: MLIASENCSSSASKKIALGIYGEKLIATYLKKNGYSILKQNYRIRGGEVDIIAQQNNTIIFVEVKTRRNSYFNLSQVIVPAKQQAIIRTAEHFLLMHHIKNCVIRFDLALIDNLNNVTYIPNAFTKSSKI; encoded by the coding sequence ATGTTGATCGCTTCTGAAAATTGTAGCTCAAGTGCATCCAAAAAGATTGCTTTAGGAATATACGGTGAAAAACTTATAGCTACTTATTTAAAAAAAAATGGCTATAGTATTTTGAAGCAAAACTACCGTATTCGCGGTGGTGAAGTTGATATTATTGCACAACAAAATAATACGATTATTTTTGTAGAAGTAAAGACACGCAGAAATAGCTATTTCAATCTTTCGCAAGTAATTGTGCCTGCAAAACAGCAAGCTATTATACGTACCGCAGAACACTTTTTATTAATGCATCACATAAAAAATTGTGTTATTCGGTTTGATTTAGCATTAATCGATAATCTTAATAATGTAACCTATATTCCAAATGCATTCACTAAATCGAGTAAAATTTAA
- a CDS encoding phosphatidate cytidylyltransferase, producing the protein MEWNFFLRALTGFIFALTVFSTFFLLPSYCFSLLLTIFFFYIFLFEWPQLTNNNPFLYWLGLIFYLIIPFICLIILNESTAYRPLVALTFVIAFSNDTVAYLVGKHWGIHKISPQVSPKKTWEGFFAGCSASIISFGLFHKLALGYFDVVFTLFLGFLLAVTAFLSDLLESYLKRKANIKDSGHILPGHGGLLDRLDSSLFLAIIIFILKNFLI; encoded by the coding sequence ATGGAATGGAATTTTTTTTTACGAGCATTAACTGGATTTATTTTTGCTTTAACCGTATTTTCTACTTTCTTTTTATTACCTTCTTATTGTTTTTCATTATTACTTACCATTTTCTTTTTCTATATATTCCTTTTCGAATGGCCGCAATTAACAAATAATAATCCTTTTCTGTATTGGTTGGGTCTCATATTTTATCTAATAATACCTTTTATATGTCTTATCATATTAAATGAATCAACCGCATATCGTCCCTTGGTGGCATTAACTTTTGTTATCGCTTTTAGTAATGATACGGTAGCCTATTTGGTAGGAAAGCATTGGGGTATCCATAAAATATCTCCTCAGGTTAGCCCAAAAAAGACTTGGGAGGGTTTTTTTGCTGGCTGTAGCGCTTCCATAATAAGTTTTGGCTTATTTCATAAATTAGCTCTTGGCTATTTTGATGTAGTTTTTACTCTTTTTCTTGGTTTTTTATTAGCAGTTACTGCTTTTTTGAGTGATTTGCTTGAATCATACCTTAAGCGTAAAGCCAATATCAAAGACAGCGGGCATATATTACCAGGGCATGGAGGCTTACTTGATAGGCTTGATAGCAGTTTATTTTTGGCCATAATTATATTTATACTCAAAAATTTTTTAATTTAA
- the hisS gene encoding histidine--tRNA ligase — translation MITKIRGTQDFLDLTLFNFIIDTASTYLRCHQFTQIATPILEPIELFKRSLGLETDVVTKQMFTIATQDSSENICLRPEVTASTMRAFLEHNITQLPWKVFSYGPIFRYERPQKGRYRQFHQVNVEIIDTDSIWQDAYFIIMLDRLFAQKFLLENYALLINFLGCPEDRQKFKKILDEFLTNNIEILCETCQQRKEKNILRVFDCKNSTCQELYRKAPQITDVLCKSCAQEWQQLKEVLDMLSVSYTHMPTLVRGLDYYDKTVFEFTSSSLGAQSAFCGGGRYNHLASHLGYKKDYPSLGAAIGIERLLLLLEPIQEKLQIPRPLALQVIMPLEQEQYNLALLIADELQTKGLCIEVFLDGGSLKSMMRKAHKLGAQHIIIIGSEEQEKGEVVIKNMITGKEERVKQTEMFK, via the coding sequence ATGATAACTAAGATTCGAGGCACACAAGATTTTTTAGATTTAACATTATTTAATTTTATTATTGATACGGCAAGTACTTATTTGAGATGTCATCAATTTACTCAAATTGCTACCCCAATATTAGAACCTATTGAACTATTTAAAAGATCTCTGGGTTTAGAAACTGATGTGGTTACTAAGCAAATGTTTACTATCGCTACGCAAGATTCGAGTGAAAATATTTGTTTGCGTCCAGAAGTAACTGCTTCTACAATGCGTGCATTTTTAGAACATAATATTACTCAATTACCATGGAAAGTATTTTCTTACGGGCCGATATTCAGATATGAGCGACCGCAAAAAGGACGTTATCGACAATTTCATCAGGTAAATGTTGAAATTATAGATACGGATTCAATTTGGCAAGATGCTTACTTTATTATTATGTTGGATCGATTGTTTGCTCAAAAATTTTTGCTTGAAAATTATGCATTATTGATTAACTTTTTGGGTTGTCCAGAAGATCGCCAAAAATTTAAAAAAATATTAGATGAATTTTTGACTAATAATATTGAAATATTATGTGAGACATGTCAGCAACGAAAAGAAAAAAATATTTTACGCGTGTTTGATTGTAAAAATTCTACATGCCAAGAGCTATATCGTAAGGCGCCACAAATCACAGATGTACTATGCAAATCATGTGCACAAGAATGGCAGCAATTAAAAGAAGTATTAGATATGTTATCAGTTTCTTACACGCATATGCCAACGTTAGTACGTGGGCTCGATTATTATGATAAAACAGTATTTGAATTTACGAGTAGCTCGCTTGGTGCGCAAAGTGCTTTTTGCGGTGGTGGACGTTATAATCATTTAGCTTCGCATTTGGGATATAAAAAAGATTATCCATCATTAGGGGCGGCAATAGGTATTGAACGATTATTACTTTTGCTTGAGCCAATACAAGAAAAGTTGCAAATTCCAAGGCCACTGGCATTGCAAGTTATTATGCCGTTAGAACAAGAGCAATATAATCTCGCGTTATTAATTGCCGATGAATTACAAACTAAAGGTTTGTGCATTGAAGTTTTTTTAGACGGTGGTTCATTAAAAAGTATGATGCGCAAAGCTCATAAATTAGGTGCGCAGCATATAATCATTATTGGATCTGAAGAGCAAGAAAAAGGAGAAGTTGTTATAAAAAATATGATCACGGGAAAAGAAGAACGAGTTAAGCAAACAGAAATGTTTAAATAA
- the galE gene encoding UDP-glucose 4-epimerase GalE, whose product MLPTILITGGAGYIGSHTAYLLAQRGYQVIVLDSFMHNQYFNPQWATVIKEDFADKSVLENIFTSYNIQAVMHFAACIEVGESVKNPHKFYENNIAKSLVLLNSMIEHNIKKFIFSSSCAVYGLPETIPLTEEHSKNPISPYGKTKQMLETILEDFHNAYDLEYINLRYFNAGGALPEEYLGEQHKPETHIIPLLLRAAQNKMPFTIFGYDYDTKDGTAIRDYLHVLDIAQAHICALQHLENGNPSDSFNLGTGNGISVKEMVHTVENITRQKLKLQWEKRRAGDPAILVADANKARTILNWQPHYSDIEFIIKSALAFILTALPTKIITEKNIELI is encoded by the coding sequence ATGTTGCCAACTATTCTTATTACTGGTGGTGCCGGATATATTGGATCACATACGGCATATCTTTTAGCACAACGTGGTTATCAAGTAATTGTTCTCGATTCATTTATGCATAATCAATATTTTAATCCACAATGGGCAACAGTAATTAAAGAAGATTTTGCTGATAAATCAGTACTTGAAAATATTTTTACTAGTTATAATATTCAAGCCGTTATGCATTTTGCAGCATGTATTGAAGTTGGTGAATCGGTTAAAAATCCTCACAAGTTTTATGAAAATAATATCGCGAAATCGCTCGTTTTATTAAATTCTATGATTGAACATAACATTAAAAAATTTATTTTCTCTTCAAGCTGCGCAGTATATGGCTTGCCAGAAACAATACCATTAACGGAAGAACATTCTAAAAACCCAATAAGCCCATATGGCAAAACAAAGCAAATGCTTGAAACGATTTTAGAAGATTTTCATAATGCTTATGATTTGGAATACATAAATTTACGTTATTTTAATGCGGGAGGCGCCTTGCCAGAAGAATATTTAGGTGAGCAACATAAACCTGAAACGCATATTATTCCTTTATTATTGCGTGCAGCTCAAAATAAAATGCCTTTTACTATTTTTGGGTATGATTATGATACCAAAGATGGCACTGCAATTCGTGATTATTTACACGTTCTCGATATCGCTCAAGCGCATATCTGTGCATTGCAGCACCTAGAAAATGGTAATCCATCCGATTCATTTAATCTTGGTACTGGAAATGGTATTTCAGTAAAGGAAATGGTTCATACAGTCGAAAACATTACACGACAAAAACTTAAACTACAATGGGAAAAAAGACGCGCAGGCGATCCTGCGATACTTGTAGCTGATGCCAATAAAGCACGTACTATTTTAAATTGGCAACCACATTATTCTGACATTGAATTTATTATAAAATCAGCATTAGCATTTATATTGACAGCGCTACCAACAAAAATAATTACTGAAAAAAATATTGAGTTAATTTAA
- the secA gene encoding preprotein translocase subunit SecA, translating into MIARILAIILGTNNARQLRRIEPLVRQINSFEPKISSLTDEQLAAKTNEFREKLSRGSSLEDILPEAFAVVRETSKRVLGQRHYDVQLVGGIVLHQGRIAEMKTGEGKTLTATLPLYLNALTGKGAHLVTVNDYLARRDAAWMAPIYNFLGLSVGVLQNAMSDTERKKAYQNDILYATNNELGFDYLRDNMKFRLEDYVQRDLNYAIVDEVDSILIDEARTPLIISGASDEGSKLYTEIDRIVPRLKKDEDYEVDEKQRTIQLTEDGNDKVEEALNIENLYDIKNINILHHVNQALRAHVLFKRDVDYVVKDDQVLIVDEFTGRIMPGRRFSDGLHQALEAKERVKVERESQTLASITLQNYFRLYKKLAGMTGTATTEAEEFHKIYGLDVVSIPTNKPMIRIDQPDVIFLGKQGKYRAIVEDIKERHTNGQPVLIGTIAIETSELLSDILRKSGVPHEVLNAKQHEREADIVAHAGEAGRVTIATNMAGRGTDIKLTPEALQAGGLYILGTERHESRRIDNQLRGRSGRQGDSGESRFYISLEDDLIRIFAPGDKIRANMQRVGMGEDERIESKFMSKNIEWSQERVEKNNFEIRKHLLEYDDVLNQQRMVIYRYRREILEGEQQIAALFRDLIVATVQDLIEQFIPKRTVPQEGYERLMQVLSAITGLSQKEIEQENLSKNTAASLADDCINFLMLKYDLYRKNQQNLSMIQDAEKWLMLETIDQAWKQHMLNLDHLKEGIGLRGWGQKNPLIEYKREAFFMFQDMMRHIRFDIVHNIFHLNVERFNQQELEQKREQELAQLNLISGDQSGDGSSVTMTREEEKVGRNDPCPCGSGKKYKKCCMK; encoded by the coding sequence ATGATAGCACGAATCTTAGCCATAATTTTGGGCACTAACAATGCGCGCCAATTGCGTCGTATTGAGCCTTTAGTAAGGCAAATTAATTCTTTTGAACCTAAAATAAGTAGTTTAACCGATGAGCAGCTTGCCGCAAAAACGAATGAATTTCGTGAGAAATTGAGCCGAGGTAGCAGTTTAGAAGATATTTTACCAGAAGCATTTGCCGTAGTCCGTGAAACATCAAAACGGGTACTTGGGCAACGGCATTATGATGTTCAGTTAGTTGGGGGCATAGTATTGCACCAAGGAAGAATTGCAGAAATGAAAACAGGGGAAGGTAAAACATTAACAGCTACACTACCTCTTTATTTAAATGCATTAACTGGCAAAGGAGCACATTTAGTTACCGTAAATGATTACCTTGCACGTCGTGATGCGGCCTGGATGGCACCTATTTATAATTTTCTTGGATTAAGTGTTGGTGTATTACAAAATGCTATGAGTGATACTGAACGAAAAAAGGCATATCAAAATGATATTTTGTATGCTACCAATAATGAACTTGGATTCGATTATTTACGCGATAATATGAAATTCAGATTAGAAGATTATGTGCAAAGAGATCTTAACTATGCGATTGTGGATGAAGTGGATTCTATCTTAATTGATGAAGCGCGTACTCCACTTATTATTTCTGGTGCTTCTGATGAAGGAAGTAAATTATATACCGAAATTGATCGTATTGTCCCACGATTAAAAAAAGATGAAGATTATGAAGTTGATGAAAAACAACGTACCATACAATTAACTGAAGATGGTAATGACAAAGTAGAAGAAGCATTAAATATTGAAAATCTATACGATATAAAAAATATTAATATTTTGCATCATGTTAATCAAGCATTACGTGCACACGTTCTATTTAAACGCGATGTCGATTATGTAGTAAAAGATGATCAAGTACTTATTGTCGATGAATTTACTGGTCGCATTATGCCGGGTCGTCGTTTTAGTGATGGATTACATCAAGCTTTAGAAGCAAAAGAACGAGTAAAAGTTGAACGGGAGAGTCAAACACTGGCTTCAATTACTCTACAAAATTATTTCCGATTATATAAAAAGTTAGCAGGTATGACTGGTACCGCAACCACTGAAGCAGAAGAATTTCATAAAATTTATGGTTTAGATGTTGTTTCTATTCCAACCAATAAGCCAATGATTCGTATTGATCAACCGGATGTTATATTTTTAGGAAAACAGGGAAAATATCGCGCGATCGTGGAAGATATTAAAGAACGGCATACAAATGGGCAACCAGTTTTAATTGGTACTATTGCTATTGAAACATCTGAATTATTAAGTGATATATTGCGTAAAAGCGGTGTACCTCATGAGGTGTTAAATGCAAAACAACATGAACGAGAAGCTGATATTGTAGCGCATGCTGGAGAAGCGGGCCGTGTGACTATTGCTACCAATATGGCAGGTCGTGGTACTGATATAAAATTGACACCCGAAGCATTGCAAGCAGGTGGCTTATATATTTTAGGTACTGAGCGCCATGAAAGTAGGCGTATAGATAATCAGTTACGCGGACGTTCGGGCCGCCAAGGTGATTCTGGTGAATCACGATTTTATATTTCATTAGAAGATGATCTCATTCGTATTTTTGCGCCTGGTGATAAAATCAGAGCAAATATGCAGCGCGTTGGGATGGGTGAAGATGAGCGTATTGAATCTAAGTTTATGTCAAAAAATATTGAGTGGTCGCAAGAACGGGTTGAAAAAAATAATTTTGAAATACGTAAGCATCTTTTAGAGTATGATGATGTATTAAATCAACAACGAATGGTTATCTATCGTTATCGTCGTGAAATTTTAGAGGGTGAGCAACAAATAGCAGCACTTTTTCGGGATTTAATTGTAGCAACGGTACAAGATTTAATTGAGCAATTTATTCCAAAACGTACGGTGCCTCAAGAAGGTTATGAACGTTTAATGCAAGTATTGAGTGCAATTACTGGTTTGTCTCAAAAAGAAATTGAACAGGAAAATTTAAGTAAAAATACTGCAGCTTCACTGGCGGATGATTGTATCAATTTCTTAATGTTAAAGTATGATCTCTATCGTAAAAATCAACAAAATCTTTCTATGATTCAAGATGCTGAAAAATGGTTGATGCTTGAAACTATTGATCAAGCATGGAAGCAACATATGCTCAATTTGGATCATTTAAAAGAGGGTATAGGGTTACGAGGTTGGGGCCAAAAGAATCCATTAATCGAATATAAACGAGAAGCTTTTTTTATGTTCCAAGATATGATGCGGCATATTCGTTTTGATATTGTTCATAATATTTTCCATCTCAATGTTGAGCGATTTAATCAACAAGAGCTAGAACAAAAGCGTGAGCAAGAATTAGCGCAACTTAATCTTATTTCTGGTGATCAATCAGGCGATGGCTCTTCAGTTACCATGACACGCGAAGAAGAAAAAGTTGGTCGCAATGACCCTTGCCCATGTGGTTCTGGAAAAAAATATAAAAAATGTTGTATGAAATAA
- a CDS encoding polyphenol oxidase family protein, with amino-acid sequence MKEYIEPAFQIIFGDALTGFEPLIYKNKQSLLLQNPFTQLKCKNNIRDLLFLHQIHSTEGVTISLENELLSFPAFFYSGDFLVTNLNLVGIAVATADCLPIILYCSKKNVIGIVHAGWRGSVNGVAKAALNVMKNSFGIHEEEIRVFFGPSAKSCCYQVGAEVINKIPKEFKKDVLSGADNRFLDLPYLNQLLLEKIGIASQAFNYNYNDCTICNLHYHSYRREKTANRHMTIAFLR; translated from the coding sequence ATGAAAGAATATATCGAGCCAGCATTTCAAATTATTTTTGGTGATGCTTTAACTGGATTTGAACCATTAATATATAAAAATAAGCAATCTTTGTTATTACAAAATCCATTTACACAATTGAAATGTAAAAATAATATAAGAGATCTTTTATTTCTTCATCAGATACATAGTACGGAAGGGGTAACAATTTCTTTAGAAAACGAGTTGTTATCATTTCCTGCGTTTTTTTATTCTGGTGATTTTTTAGTAACAAATTTAAATTTAGTAGGTATTGCAGTTGCAACTGCTGATTGTTTGCCAATTATTTTGTATTGTTCAAAAAAAAATGTAATAGGTATTGTGCATGCTGGGTGGCGTGGTTCGGTGAATGGCGTGGCGAAAGCAGCATTAAATGTAATGAAAAACTCATTTGGTATTCATGAAGAAGAAATTCGCGTTTTTTTTGGCCCGTCAGCTAAATCTTGCTGTTATCAGGTAGGGGCTGAAGTAATAAATAAAATTCCCAAAGAATTTAAAAAGGACGTATTAAGTGGAGCTGATAATCGATTTCTCGATTTACCCTATTTAAATCAATTATTGCTTGAGAAAATAGGTATTGCAAGTCAGGCATTTAATTATAACTATAACGACTGTACTATTTGTAACTTACACTATCATTCATATCGCCGAGAGAAAACGGCAAACCGTCATATGACGATTGCTTTTCTCAGGTAG
- a CDS encoding glycosyltransferase family A protein, translating into MKKLKKISLFIFLTCQLISVIAFEKPITVVVTAFNNAPWIEKCFDNIFAQDYQNFNILCVDDGSTDGTADVVERYRKKNNLENKITLIRNNQQQLKLYNLYNAYHSVPDNHIIVQHDGDDWFPDGKRDIFKKLNKKYIEEQVWFVYSEYQFLDGTIIKSKRPSLEAMNSDNLRSHIDFSFTHLRTFYAWLPKLVKLQDLLTDEIQGYIGKFYPQCDEGALCFPMLEMAKHHVGFIPEVFYTFNTTNPLSGFKTAIGLQASTQRETTLKKSYSILEKPIKNRLQQYDTACSDIIIFSNNPSSLQKTIDSLNGHASNIGTIYVVYKTDNLSLYDAIKAQYPGIYFLDFSENITTEIKKYAWQILTDFLTDHVFIASDLCIINQSFDANECIRLLEKTFAYGFYLCLDSNEYPFKDFKSTPCQMIQKKVYGWKFKHGKKMWNTFNNSFMTLYRKKDILDQLYYQDGDSIQTMVERWQSTTIDLEQAGIFFESAIACTL; encoded by the coding sequence ATGAAGAAACTAAAAAAAATTTCTCTTTTTATATTTCTAACATGTCAATTAATATCAGTTATTGCTTTTGAAAAACCAATAACTGTGGTTGTTACTGCATTTAATAATGCACCATGGATTGAAAAATGCTTTGATAATATTTTTGCACAAGATTATCAGAATTTTAATATTTTATGTGTGGATGATGGTTCAACTGATGGTACTGCTGATGTTGTGGAAAGATATCGAAAAAAAAATAATCTTGAAAATAAAATTACCTTAATAAGAAATAATCAACAACAGTTAAAACTTTATAATCTTTATAATGCATATCATTCTGTTCCTGATAATCATATAATTGTGCAGCACGATGGTGATGATTGGTTTCCTGATGGTAAAAGAGATATTTTTAAAAAATTAAATAAGAAATATATAGAAGAGCAAGTTTGGTTTGTTTATAGTGAATATCAATTTTTAGATGGTACTATTATAAAATCAAAACGACCTTCATTGGAAGCAATGAATTCTGATAATTTGCGTTCTCATATTGATTTTTCCTTTACTCATTTAAGAACATTTTATGCATGGCTTCCAAAGCTTGTAAAATTACAAGATCTTTTAACTGATGAAATTCAGGGGTATATCGGTAAATTTTATCCACAGTGTGATGAAGGTGCTTTGTGTTTTCCAATGTTAGAAATGGCTAAACATCATGTAGGATTTATTCCTGAAGTATTTTACACTTTTAATACAACTAATCCTTTGTCTGGTTTTAAAACTGCCATTGGGCTGCAAGCATCAACTCAAAGAGAAACAACTCTGAAAAAATCATATTCTATACTTGAAAAACCTATTAAAAATAGATTGCAGCAATATGATACTGCATGCAGTGATATAATTATTTTTTCAAATAATCCATCAAGCCTTCAAAAAACTATTGATTCATTAAATGGCCATGCTTCAAATATTGGCACCATTTATGTTGTGTATAAAACAGATAATCTGTCCTTGTATGATGCTATTAAAGCACAATATCCGGGCATTTATTTTTTAGATTTTTCAGAAAATATAACCACTGAGATTAAAAAATATGCATGGCAAATATTAACTGATTTTTTGACTGATCACGTTTTTATTGCTTCTGATTTATGTATTATTAATCAATCATTTGATGCTAATGAATGTATTCGTTTGTTAGAAAAAACTTTTGCCTATGGTTTTTATTTATGCTTGGATAGTAATGAATATCCTTTTAAAGATTTTAAAAGTACGCCATGCCAGATGATTCAAAAAAAAGTATATGGTTGGAAATTTAAGCATGGAAAAAAAATGTGGAATACTTTTAATAATAGTTTTATGACTTTATATAGAAAAAAAGATATTTTAGATCAATTGTATTATCAGGACGGCGATTCAATACAAACAATGGTTGAACGATGGCAATCAACAACGATTGATTTAGAGCAAGCAGGTATTTTTTTTGAATCAGCAATAGCGTGTACTTTATAA
- the ftsZ gene encoding cell division protein FtsZ, whose protein sequence is MIELEMEKKQIMPAVSIKVIGIGGAGGNRINTMIDADCANIELIAANTDAQALNLSKAHHLIQLGIKSTKGLGTGANPDLGKRAAEEDIEKVMEILADADIVFLTGGLGGGTGSGGLPVIARALKEKGILTVAVVTKPFLFEGKRRAQVAETSLELLRKEVDTLIVIPNQKLLEVADEHVSMIDAFAMINDVLNQSVKSIADIISKPGHINVDFADVRTIMKDMGLAVMGTGKACGQDRAQQAALQAIASPLLENMNISGARSVLFNITGGTNLGLHEINTAALVIYERADEQANIILGSVINPELTDEVIVTVIATGFDNKTKENDMPEIIKASIKIDQKEKELVKSEVKSDLDNATKENEKSLKKPYELLDIHNLDVPTFMRNDQYEK, encoded by the coding sequence ATGATAGAATTAGAAATGGAAAAAAAGCAAATAATGCCTGCGGTTTCAATTAAAGTAATAGGTATTGGCGGTGCTGGTGGCAACCGTATCAATACTATGATTGATGCTGATTGTGCCAATATAGAACTTATTGCGGCAAATACGGATGCTCAAGCACTAAACCTTTCAAAAGCGCATCATCTTATTCAACTCGGTATTAAATCAACAAAAGGATTAGGCACTGGTGCAAATCCTGATCTTGGTAAACGAGCTGCAGAAGAAGATATTGAAAAAGTAATGGAAATCTTAGCTGATGCCGATATTGTTTTTTTAACTGGTGGTTTAGGTGGTGGTACTGGTTCTGGTGGTTTGCCGGTAATTGCGCGTGCATTAAAAGAAAAAGGTATTTTAACCGTAGCTGTTGTTACGAAACCGTTTTTATTTGAAGGTAAACGTCGGGCACAAGTGGCAGAAACTTCATTGGAATTATTACGCAAAGAAGTGGATACGCTTATTGTAATTCCTAATCAAAAATTGCTTGAAGTAGCTGATGAGCATGTTTCAATGATTGATGCTTTTGCAATGATTAATGATGTATTAAATCAATCGGTAAAATCAATTGCTGATATCATATCAAAGCCTGGTCATATAAATGTTGACTTTGCAGATGTGCGAACCATTATGAAAGATATGGGCTTAGCGGTTATGGGTACCGGAAAAGCATGCGGGCAAGATCGAGCCCAACAAGCTGCATTGCAAGCTATTGCATCACCATTATTAGAAAATATGAATATTTCTGGTGCACGAAGTGTCTTGTTCAATATTACAGGCGGTACTAACTTGGGATTGCATGAAATTAATACGGCAGCATTGGTTATTTATGAACGAGCAGATGAGCAAGCGAATATTATCTTGGGTTCAGTGATAAATCCTGAATTGACTGATGAAGTTATTGTTACGGTTATAGCAACTGGCTTTGATAATAAAACAAAAGAAAATGATATGCCAGAAATAATTAAAGCTTCTATAAAAATAGATCAAAAAGAAAAAGAATTAGTTAAATCAGAGGTGAAAAGCGATCTGGATAATGCCACAAAAGAAAATGAAAAATCGCTAAAAAAACCATATGAGCTTCTTGATATTCATAATCTAGATGTGCCTACTTTTATGCGTAACGATCAGTATGAGAAATAA